The proteins below come from a single Miscanthus floridulus cultivar M001 chromosome 1, ASM1932011v1, whole genome shotgun sequence genomic window:
- the LOC136522551 gene encoding rab GTPase-activating protein 22-like has translation MWAWGCVERVAAGLLGGPLAGGGRWSTAVAVGVTAAAGLALVAIVVSSRRGGLKSPWWRRRRKAPLTAQEWRDLFTQEGKLQDGGVKLLKKVRSGGIEPSIRAQVWPFLLGVYSLDSSEAQRDVVKAQNRKGYLLLRKHCLRKSAYSMEESKQSTKTAEVNHKGRNSSEKGDESDCVSPVKSEEVPESPSMEEAITEEGNPCLSAEQEVQDDTSETKPEQMKENQSSSSSSDEEGSEKSEVAHVEASHKNLASVCESSFEDEQESIPRYLNTGGNMDDVLLSKAARPVKSARAIEDFETWQRIIRLDAVRANDEWVSYSPSQASVSKERAIESAKAVFLKDYDHLEPYRIHHASRLVAILEAYAIYDQEIGYCQGMSDLLAPLLAVLEEDDEAFWCFAGFMRKARHNFRLDEVGIRQQLNMVARIIKYKDFHLYRHLEMLQAEDCLFVYRMVVVMFRKELTFEQTLCLWEVMWADQAANRAEIAKSSWRKLQLGAPPTDDLLLYAIAASVLQKRKQIIESYSSMDEIIRECNSMAGQLDIWKLLDDAHDLVVALHDRIE, from the exons ATGTGGGCGTGGGGCTGCGTCGAGCGCGTGGCCGCGGGCCTCCTcggcggccccctcgccggcggcggccgctggagcaccgccgtcgccgtcggGGTCACGGCCGCCGCGGGCCTCGCGCTCGTCGCCATAGTCGTCTCTTCCCGCAG AGGCGGGCTCAAGTCtccgtggtggcggcggcgtagGAAGGCGCCGCTTACGGCCCAGGAGTGGCGCGACCTGTTCACGCAGGAGGGTAAGCTTCAGGACGGCGGAGTGAAGCTTCTGAAGAAAGTTCGGAGCGGA GGGATTGAACCGAGTATCAGAGCGCAAGTCTGGCCGTTCCTTCTGGGAGT TTATAGCCTTGACAGTTCTGAAGCACAAAGAGATGTGGTTAAGGCCCAGAACAG GAAGGGATATCTGTTATTGAGGAAGCATTGCCTGCGTAAATCAGCATACAGCATGGAAGAGAGCAAGCAGTCAACTAAAACAGCTGAAGTTAACCATAAAGGGAGGAATAGTTCTGAAAAAGGTGATGAGTCTGATTGTGTTAGTCCTGTTAAATCTGAAGAAGTTCCTGAAAGTCCTAGCATGGAAGAGGCTATAACTGAGGAAGGAAATCCATGTCTCAGTGCAGAACAAGAAGTGCAGGATGACACTTCTGAAACAAAGCCAGAGCAGATGAAAGAAAATCAGTCTTCATCTAGTTCCTCCGATGAGGAAGGGAGTGAAAAAAGTGAAGTGGCTCATGTAGAAGCATCTCATAAGAACTTGGCGTCAGTTTGTGAGTCCTCATTTGAGGATGAACAAGAAAGTATACCGAGATATTTGAACACAGGAGGAAATATGGATGATGTTTTGTTATCTAAGGCTGCCCGCCCTGTGAAGTCTGCACGGGCAATCGAGGATTTTGAGACATGGCAACGGATTATTCGTTTGGATGCAGTCCGTGCTAACGATGAATGGGTTTCCTACTCTCCATCCCAAGCTTCAGTTTCCAAGGAGAGGGCAATTGAATCTGCTAAAGCTGTTTTTCTCAAAGACTATGACCACTTAGAACCATATCGGATCCATCATGCGTCACGCCTTGTTGCTATTCTTGAGGCCTATGCAATCTATGACCAAGAAATTGGATATTGCCAGGGAATGAGTGACCTGCTTGCACCTCTCCTTGCTGTTCTAGAGGAAGATGACGAAGCCTTCTGGTGCTTTGCTGGTTTTATGAGGAAAGCCCGCCACAATTTTAGACTTGATGAAGTGGGTATACGCCAGCAACTCAATATGGTGGCTAGGATAATCAAATACAAGGACTTCCATCTATACAGACATTTGGAGATGCTCCAAGCCGAAGACTGCCTTTTTGTTTACAGAATGGTAGTTGTGATGTTCCGGAAGGAGCTCACCTTCGAGCAGACCCTATGTCTCTGGGAGGTGATGTGGGCTGATCAGGCAGCAAACCGCGCTGAGATTGCAAAATCATCCTGGCGAAAATTGCAGTTGGGAGCACCTCCAACAGATGACCTGTTACTGTATGCAATTGCTGCTAGTGTGTTGCAGAAGCGGAAACAGATAATAGAAAGCTACAGCAGCATGGATGAGATCATAAGGGAGTGTAACAGCATGGCTGGACAGCTGGACATTTGGAAGCTCCTGGACGATGCGCACGATTTAGTGGTGGCCCTTCACGATAGGATTGAGTAG
- the LOC136484349 gene encoding uncharacterized protein has protein sequence MASLTVSTATAAAGGNKNKAEREGAEIITGAEACFAHSKEMLKALGFPGGVMPLRGLEECGWVRETGFVWMRQKAPYEHYFRGTGTRVRYDAEVTAYVEDGRMKRMTGVRSKQVMLWVPIVEMSLDGEKRDKIYFKSSVGIGRSFPASAFPDEDEEAGPKKEEQEEKKENGDDKPAADDAASK, from the coding sequence ATGGCTTCCCTCACCGTGTCCACGGCGaccgcggcggccggcggcaaCAAGAACAAGGCGGAGCGCGAGGGCGCGGAGATCATCACGGGCGCGGAGGCCTGCTTCGCTCACTCCAAGGAGATGCTCAAGGCGCTGGGCTTCCCCGGCGGCGTGATGCCGCTGCGGGGGCTGGAGGAGTGCGGGTGGGTGCGCGAGACCGGGTTCGTGTGGATGCGGCAGAAGGCCCCCTACGAGCACTACTTCCGCGGCACGGGCACGCGGGTGCGCTACGACGCCGAGGTCACCGCGTACGTGGAGGACGGGCGGATGAAGCGCATGACCGGGGTGCGCAGCAAGCAGGTCATGCTCTGGGTGCCCATCGTCGAGATGAGCCTCGACGGCGAGAAGCGCGACAAGATCTACTTCAAGTCCAGCGTCGGGATCGGCCGCTCGTTCCCTGCCTCCGCCTTCCCTGACGAGGACGAGGAAGCGGGGCcgaagaaggaagagcaggaggagaagaaggagaacgGCGACGACAAGCCAGCCGCCGACGATGCCGCCAGCAAGTGA